ttttgttcttcttaattcCTAGGAAGAAGAGTCCTCACATCTGTTCAGCCACGTGCCACAGGCGCCCAATACATGTCCATCACTGCCAGAGAACCCATGAAACAGTAGTGACAGTGGCTAGTGTTTCCCCAACATACTGTATGAGCCAAGAACCATAGTAAGCACCAGACCTTGCCTCCACACTGTGGCACCTACACTGTGGATGAATGAGTGatgaagatggtgatgatgatgatgactgtTATCTTCACAAATGAGGACATGGGGAATGGAGATTGAGAAccacttttctgcatgtggtgggATGTGATACTCTGGCCATTTGCCTCCAGTGCCCACACTTTTAATCACTAGTGTCATCCCTCACTAATCCCAGCCCAATCATGTCCTGCGCTGCCCTGCTAAGCCCCTGATGGGTCAATAAAacccctctctccacccctccgCTTCAATGCCTTTTCATGAATGAGGCCTGTGAGCCTCCTTCCTTGGACGGAAGCCCACTCTGTTCACAGTAAGGGACGAGGCGCTGAGTCACTCTGTTCACTGGTTTATTGAGATTTGGGGAGCTCCTTCCCCAAGAAATACCACAGTGCAAAAGGGACGCCACCTCCCGCCCCATAGGACCATCTGTCCATCTCAACAGTCAGGGGTGCCTTCCTTCCATCAGGATTCTCACCAACTGTCCACTGGAAGAAGCTCCCCAAACCTGCCCCCATTTCTTCTCCCTCTTGCCccagaaaaacacaaaaccaaaggAAGCACTCTTGGGAGAGGATGATAGTGCATGGGGGCCAAGGGTGGTCCACGAGTGGGAAGGAGAAGGCGGAGAGTGTGAGCAGAAACCGGGTGTGACAAGGAGAGGATGTGGATGGCTCCACTAAGAGTGAACTGGGGGAAAGTGCATTACAATGTGCAGAGTGGGTGCATATGGCTCCGTTGTTAGGATACAATGCTTTTAAGGTGCAAAGGGAAGAGGGTAGACGAGGCAGCACAAGGGCACACAGGGAAAACCACGGGTAACCCTGGATGTGCGCACTAGGGAAGACATGCTAGACAAACAGCCCGCGTCTACCCAAACACTCCCTCACAAGGGCACACCCGTGACCGGAGATGGGCAGCGCAGTCACGAGTGAAGGAAATACAACAGAGCACGCGGGACCACAGGAAGGGTGAAGAAAGCACAGGTGAAACGCGTGCACGCACGTGAGCCGCTGGAACGagctgggaggggaggacacACGCGATGCTAAGTGTGAGCCCGCGGAGCGTAGGAGCCTGTGAGCCTTGGCAAGAAGGAGTGCCCTGGAGAGGCAGAACTGAAGGACAAAGCTTGTGAAAGAGTGGAGGGGCAAGTAGGTTGGAAGGAGACCAGGATGGTGAGAGACATGAGGAGGCCCTGTTGGGGCAGAAAGAGCACTTGGGAGAGATCCCTGCTGGACCAGCAGAGCACAAAGGCCAGGGAGCTGCAGGGTTGGGGTTGCCGTGGCAACGAGACAGAGGGTGTCAGAAAAGAAAAGGGACCCGTGTACATAGTGAGGCGGAGGAGCCAGTGAGTGAGAAGCTTCAAGCCGGGTACAAACTGGAGAATGAAGTAGggatataaaattatatgaacGAATGAGAGCGAACAGGGTCTGGTTCCTAGAGAACTGGAGACCCGGACGACCCCCGGGGACTCACTGCGGGGCAGGTATTTACAAGAGATGGGACTGAGTAGCGACTTCTTCCCACACGGGAGAGGGACCCCCTGCttcctccctacccccacccttctcctttttcctctccctccccctactGGCTTGTCCTCCCTCACACCcccttcctcatttgtaaagcagGTGGACTCGACTCCCATCACAGCTCAGCCGGTCGGGGGGCTCAGGGGGCCCCCTAGGCAGGCCCCCCGAGGGGTCTGGAGGTGTTGGAGGGTGGCGCCGGGAGCGGAGCTGCTGCCGAGACTGGAGCTGATGGCGCAGTTCAGAGACGCGCTCCTCTTTCTGGAGGAAGAAAACGATTGGGCGAGTGGGAGAAGAGGAAGTcaggaaggggtgggaggagggaaagggaggaaggcagagaaattGTGGGGGAGACGGAGGGGTAGACAGacagaagaaagtaaaatgaggCATCAGCGGAAGAACAAGGAGAGCCAAAAGAACACAGTGGGGCACGGGCTGAAGGAAAGAGATCAGGGAAataaaaggggggtggggggggcttgCCCAGAGCTTCCGGTAACTGGGCACCCAGCTGGAACACCCCGCAGTCTGACACCGCGCTGGGGCGCAGTGGACACCGTGGGGGCCTGCACAGCTCCCTCTCACTGGAGAGTACCCTCAAGCCCCACACAGgccaccccagcccagggccacCCCCTCGCCTCCAGCAGATAACAGCGCAGTTCGCCGTCCAGAGCCCCCTCCGTCTGCTGAGGCGACATTACCTTTCACATAAGCCCGGATCCTGGTGAACACAGATCCTGGTTCTACCGTTTCCCCTTCCCTATCCTCCTCCACTCACTCCCTGGCAGCTTCCCCCTGGGTAAATCACATGCACCTGAACCCCAATCTCGGGCTTGGCTCTCCCTCCCCACGACCTGAGACATGGGCCTCCTCCACACCTCGGCAATGATCTTCTCCAGTTCCCGGTTCTCCTTCTCCAGCAGCCGGGACTTCTCCTCCTCGTTGTTGTTAGTTGAGGACCCTGTCTTCATGGTGTCCTGTGCCTCCGACTGCCACTCCCCTCGGGTGATCAGCCTGCGCATCTGTGGGCAGGGGTTTGGGGCACAGATGGCTGAGCAGGGACTGTGTCAGCGATTGGCTGATGGTGGGTTGGAGttggaaggaataaaaataaggGGGACAAGCTGGGCTGGACAAGGGGTGAAGTGGGAAGAGGGGGCCAGGGAGCAGGGTCCTGGGAAGAAGGGATGGAGAGGACAtgggcaggagagggtgggagaaCACCCAGCACCGCACCTTGGGCACGAAGAGCACAACCAGGGTGATGTAGGAGGAGAAAACTATGGCCAGAGAGGCAAAGGCGAAGGCGGCGTCCTGCTGGCTGGACAGGATCATGGTGACCGGGGCGGTGATGAGGCACAGGACCTGGGAGCAGAGCAGATCTGCGAGCTCAGACAAGAGCCAGGGTCTTCTTCCCCAGGAAGGAATCTATGAGGACAGTTTCCTGGGGGACTTTCCATTTGCAAAAGACCCAATGTTGGGATCATCCTCAACTCTAGGTTGAGAAGAATCCCAAACAGTCCCAAACCAGCACCAGCTCTAGGTCAGCCCCTCCCTCAAGGCAGGAACTCCCAGCATCTCTATAGGCACATCAGAGTCCTCGAGCATCAGTCAGTCTCTGGGCCTCCCTGGCAGGAAATCTCCATTTAGATTCCAGCCAGTGAACCTCAGACGAGTAATTTAACCAGTTTCTGCTTCCTCATTTATCTAGTGAGGATGCTATATCCACTTCTTTGGGTGATTGTATGAAGATTAATGTGTGCTTATAGACTGGAAAGTGCTTTACAAATCTGAagcattaaaaaacattttaagactTCCACCCAACTGATCCCAGATCTAGCCCCTGATTCTTCCCAGGCTGCCCCATCTGGGTGGCTGTGGTCAGTCCCCGGGGTCAATGCCAGGTGTCCGGGGAGCTCACCGCCACATTGTAGATGGCCATGCCCACAGCCCGGTGGTCGTTGATCTTCTCAGTGGACACACTCTTGGTCTCATAAGCCAGAAAGATAcccagcagcagcaacagcccCTTGTAACCGTAGAAAATGCCTAGGATGGCAGGAAAGGGTCACCTGGACCACAAGACCTCCGTGCTCCATTcgttcccctcctctctccacccttTGCCTGCTGCTGCTCCTTCTGATAGGTCCACAATGAAAAGGGGGCCTTCTCTCCAACCCGCCCCCTCTGACTTAGCCCACCCCTCCCTGTCCACTGCCCCCAGTGTCCTCCCAACTCGCCCACACCTCACTGTTTCCTCCTGGGACTAGGAGCCACGTCACACAGGAAGATGATGGTCGTGAGCAGCTGTCAGTCAGCAAGGGCCTGGGCCACACACAGTGCCTTACCCCTTTACCCTCCAGGAGGGAAGATGGCTTTCCACACTGAAGGTAGGTTTGCCATTTGTGGTCATAGATCAGAGCTATGTTAAAAAGGCCAAAGAGGGCTAAACCTCACAGCCCTAGGCTTACTCGAGGTTGCTAACCAGACGGAGATGGTGTCAGGTCTGGAGATGAAGAAGAAGCCATCCCCACTGGTCCCTCTGCAGAATACAAGCCCTGCCTCATTTCTGCTTTAGACCCTAAGCTCCTCGCAGCAAAAGACCAGATATTCCCCATTCTCAGAAAAAATTAATACAGTGACAAAGAGGAGGACATTCAAACTAGGTTGACAGAGCCCTCTGCCTCTTTTTCCAAAGACAATTCTCTCTCCAAATCTACTGTCCTGGCCCTATTCCCCTGGCCTTTGTGGCATCatgcccctcctctctgctgcatCCCACACACCAAGCCACGTATTCATCTTCTTGGAGCTGCAGTGCTCCAGCTGAGGCAGAATAGACACGTCAATATCTTCCTTCGGTTCCTCCTTGGCAAAAGTCTAAGGGAGAGACAAGAAAGATGGTTGCCATCGTACCCCCAACACCCCACCTCTGCTCAGTCCCTGACTCCCAACTCTGCCCCCACTTTCCTATGAGACCCTCAATTATGATGCCAAACCCCACTCTAGGTCCGGGAGCACTTTCCGGAACACCTTGAAAGTGATTGTTCCCTGATTTTTATGTTGCCTGAAAGCGTACATCCTTCTCAGATCCCCACCACTTCCTTTCTTTTGATGAATCCAGAGCCTCGAGGTAGATCTGCTGAGATGCAGGAGGCTGGAGAGCACCCACCACGGGCGCATCTCCTCCTCCAGACCACACGTAGCTCCAGAGGCTCTTCTACCAATGAGCCCCGCTCAGCCGCCTCACTGCAGGGCCTCCCAGCAAGCGGTACCTCAATGGTCCGGTGCAAGGGGTCCACAATCTGCCAGATGGCGAGGGTGACGACATCCATGCCCACCAGCAAGCCCACCGTGGCGTACAGCTTCCAGGGCTCCAGGGTCTGGGTAAACACACAGAGCACAGGTGTGTCAGGGGTTGGGGGATGTCCTCCTAGCCTCGAGAGCCTAGGCACTGGGGACCAAGGATCAGAAGCAGCTCACCTTCCTCcactccttcttttcctcctttttcgtGAAGACTGTATGAACCCACCAGATCTTGGTGAACATGGAGCCATAGCCCAGACTAAAGCCCAGACCCAGGAGCCAGAGGCGGGcctaagaaaagagagagggccaGACAGGATAGCACGGGCAGCAGATGGGACTGCGGCCAGGACGGGTCAGGGCTGTAGGAGGGAACTGGTGATAGGAGGCAGGACGCAGCCAGGAGGGGACAGGGGGCAAAGGGGAGGGGAAAATCTCTCTACCTTTCACAAATTCCTCCCACCCATCTTCTCCTTTGCCACTAGGATGATCTTGCTTTAAAAACTCCAGGTTTTAATGGCCAGTCACTTCTGACTGTTCCCCAGTGCCTACAGGTTGCAGCCCACATACCTCTGCATGTGGCACGAGACACGGTCCCACCCACTTTCTCAGGCTCATCTCCCACCAGGCCCTCACCTACCCTACGCTACAGCCATGCTGAACCGCTCACTCACCCTTGATCTACTCTTTTTCATGTCTTTGCTACCCACATGATGTTCCATCTGCTCCAGGGGTAACCATTCTTTATTCCTCCAGCTGACAAAATCCCCTGCACACTTCAGTATTCAAATGCCACCTTTTGTGAGGCCCACACAACGACTCTGACTGGGAGCCGCTTTCTCTTTGCTCCCATATCTGATCCCCACTTCGATACCTCTTACAGGTCACTGCAGTTAATtgtctgcctctccctctgcATTCGGCCTCACTGGGGACAGAGAGCCTCTGAGGAACTGTAGGTGCATGTGTGTGCAAATGCCATGTGCATGGATGCTTGATGAGGACAGGCacagggcagaggaggaaggactGAGGATGGGCAGGGCAAAGGCTGGGGTTCTCACCAGCAAAACAGAGCCACACAAATATCGCTGCTGAAGCCAGCCTTTTTCTGCAGCCCCAGAACCTTCCATGTACCAAGAGTCCCACAGGGCCTCCTCCCTGTGTAACAGTGGTCCCTTCCCCACAACTCTCCCTGCTGTTGGTTCAGATCCCCGCCTCCGTCCTTCCAAACCTCAACGCAGGCTCCCATGGGAAGTCCACAGTTCTTGCTCTCAGCCCCCACACCACAGACAAGCCACCATTGTCCAAGGGTTCTCTGGGCagacccccttccttccttcgatacctccctcctcttctctgcaAGGCGTGCCATGGCAACCTTGGAACTGACAAGGGAGCTACAGGATGAAAAAGTCTGGAGGcacagaaagaagggagggagccaGACAGAGACCAGAGGGGTGATATCAGGAGAAGGAACAGGGACAAGGGTCAGGAAAGACAAGAAGGAAAGGCAGGGGGCTGCCCAACCCCCCCTCACCTGGCAGACGAAGGGGAACTGGCTCCTCCCGATGTGGTAACCATCCAGCCCCAGGGGGAAGACGGCAGCTAATGCCAGGGAGCAGCCCACAGCAGTCAGATTATTCAGGTTGGGCTGTGAGTTCTGGATATAACTAGGGCAGAGGCGGGAAgggtgggagaaagagagaacagaattACCCCTCCTCTCCAGGGAGGCTCAGCTCCCCAAACGGCCTGACCCCAACCTCAGGGCCGGAGACCAAGGCAGGCAGTCTGGAAGCAGACAGAGGGGCCTTGAGAGACAAAGCCAGCTGGGTCGTGGGCCAGCCAGGGGGCTGCAGAGGGCTCCTCCAGGCACAGGACCCTGCCAGCACACACTCTATTTAGAGCCCGCACTGCCTCACTCAGCCCCAAAGCCTTTTTTCAATTTTCCCATTAGCTGCTTTGGAGCAGGGATGAGAGTTATATCTGGTGTCCCGTTTTCGTTCCCAGTGGTCACTGGGAAAGCAATGGGTCAAAATGGAAACCTCAAGGGTGCACAGCCTCCGGACCTACAcaggttttcttctttctcccttcaagCAACATGCTCATTATCTTGGAGAAGCAGACAGGACAGGGAAAACATCAGAAGAGAAACTTACCGGACGTGGGAGTTGTAGATGTTAAAGGACAGACAGACAACAGCTAGGACAATGCCCAAGCTGGAGAGAACGGAGACGGAGATAAAGAGTTTCTGTGACAGGAAGCGGAACGTCTTGATGACCAGGGTCTGGTCGGCTGGCGGAGACCCTCCTGCATGGCacggggaagggagagaggagggggaagagaaaggaaggaggacaaaggaaaaaaggtgggacaggagaaggggagaaggacAAGCTGCTGAAGGACACTCGGGGCTTAGCTCGGAGGACAGGGGGCCCGCACTGCCCTGAACAGGGGCTGCTGTGTGGGGAATTCTCATTGATGCTGGGGCTCTTGGGACGCAATCAGAAATGAGATGAGAAGATGGAGCTAGAGGCTGAGCTGTATCACCAAAGTTATAGGggcctttttgttgttgttactggttgctctttttgttttttctctttcttgcagcaaaggaaaatggaagggaaagaagggGATACTGAGAAATAAATCTTACGAGGTCTCTTACAACTCGAATCAAAAGCTGCACAAGACAATCAAAGAATCATAAAGCTAATGTGCCTCAAAGTAGCTATTGGTCTCCTAACCTTAGGAGGCACTGAACAAAAAAAACTAACCTGTGATTTTAACCCTGGCAGGATGATACTCCCAAAGGTGTTTTGCAGTAATTATTAAAGAAGAGCTCAAACTTGCCAAAGAgtttacaaaaagaaagaaaaaaaaaaagactaacttcAATTtgcttagctttaaaaaaaaaaaaaaaagtgtaatttaGGCCACGCAGCATTTATAGCAGTACAGAACACTG
This genomic window from Camelus bactrianus isolate YW-2024 breed Bactrian camel chromosome 20, ASM4877302v1, whole genome shotgun sequence contains:
- the GABBR1 gene encoding gamma-aminobutyric acid type B receptor subunit 1 isoform X6, which encodes MSGRSRRARITEPGPPGGLVPILSCLFISSPEKRRGRKKRQCDPGQATKYLYELLYNDPIKIILMPGCSSVSTLVAEAARMWNLIVLSYGSSSPALSNRQRFPTFFRTHPSATLHNPTRVKLFEKWGWKKIATIQQTTEVFTSTLDDLEERVKEAGIEITFRQSFFSDPAVPVKNLKRQDARIIVGLFYETEARKVFCEVYKERLFGKKYVWFLIGWYADNWFKIYDPSINCTVDEMTEAVEGHITTEIVMLNPANTRSISNMTSQEFVEKLTKRLKRHPEETGGFQEAPLAYDAIWALALALNKTSGGGGRSGVRLEDFNYNNQTITDQIYRAMNSSSFEGVSGHVVFDASGSRMAWTLIEQLQGGSYKKIGYYDSTKDDLSWSKTDKWIGGSPPADQTLVIKTFRFLSQKLFISVSVLSSLGIVLAVVCLSFNIYNSHVRYIQNSQPNLNNLTAVGCSLALAAVFPLGLDGYHIGRSQFPFVCQARLWLLGLGFSLGYGSMFTKIWWVHTVFTKKEEKKEWRKTLEPWKLYATVGLLVGMDVVTLAIWQIVDPLHRTIETFAKEEPKEDIDVSILPQLEHCSSKKMNTWLGIFYGYKGLLLLLGIFLAYETKSVSTEKINDHRAVGMAIYNVAIPSWGRRPWLLSELADLLCSQVLCLITAPVTMILSSQQDAAFAFASLAIVFSSYITLVVLFVPKMRRLITRGEWQSEAQDTMKTGSSTNNNEEEKSRLLEKENRELEKIIAEKEERVSELRHQLQSRQQLRSRRHPPTPPDPSGGLPRGPPEPPDRLSCDGSRVHLLYK